The following proteins are encoded in a genomic region of Diabrotica virgifera virgifera chromosome 1, PGI_DIABVI_V3a:
- the LOC126891168 gene encoding uncharacterized protein LOC126891168: MSCKRDYESGVSKRKKQKEEQLKKTNKSVESYFMSSKKVNEKTLADEAEREDEVQPEPSSSKLDCQIINIQDEDEVMLELETGNIEDKSKEDRKIGPSAGKLLENINKARFFSLIVDTTQDLGKKNQLSFVIRYTNFFEELRQDEDGNFEEYKKLSIEESFLGFFHVKDATALGLSTQVVDCLQNLGLDIHNIKRWDILSSLTGESEVTLKKLNPTRWASRHDSILAVNVRYLDIMKALTKIILESNKQEEVSEAKALAKSLDNFQFVMLTVVLSKIFTQLNITSKFLQGKETDLEKAARVLERSQTELKKMREDYEAYKDEATLRARKWNVQPMFSQSRQRKVKRHFDELAEDFRFSSGEEAFRVQVFYAVLDIVNRQIEDRFSSVRDVVQLFSVLFPTVLVKLTEKEIFEKAGELQRLYEKDIGPSLPLELISLQSGFKCELSKLKTVYDLASLLMIEFDTLATSFPEVQTALMLFLTLPVTVASAERSFSVLKRINVISEHQ, translated from the exons ATGAGTTGTAAACGTGATTACGAGAGTGGCGTTTCCAAGAGAAAGAAACAGAAAGAAGAACagttaaaaaaaactaataaaagtgTTGAAAGTTACTTTATGTCATCAAAAAAAGTCAATGAAAAGACGTTAGCAG ATGAAGCAGAAAGAGAAGACGAAGTACAACCCGAACCCAGCAGCAGTAAGTTGGATTGCCAAATTATAAATATTCAGGATGAAGATGAAGTTATGTTGGAACTGGAAACTGGTAATATTGAAGATAAAAGTAAAGAAGACAGAAAAATAGGTCCCAGTGCTG GAAAGCTCCTTGAAAACATCAACAAAGCAAGGTTTTTTTCACTTATTGTTGATACAACACAAGATCTTGGCAAGAAAAACCAGTTGAGCTTTGTGATTCGTTATACGAATTTCTTTGAAGAGTTGAGGCAAGACGAAGATGGTAATTTTGAAGAATATAAGAAATTAAGTATTGAGGAATCATTTCTTGGTTTCTTCCATGTAAAAGACGCAACTGCACTTGGACTTTCCACCCAAGTTGTTGACTGTTTACAAAACCTGGGCTTGGATATACACAA CATTAAGAGGTGGGACATTTTGTCGTCATTAACGGGTGAATCTGAAGTGACATTGAAGAAGTTGAATCCAACTAGGTGGGCATCAAGACATGATTCGATTTTAGCAGTTAATGTAAGGTATTTGGACATTATGAAAGCTCTTACGAAGATTATACTTGAGAGTAACAAGCAAGAAGAAGTTTCTGAAGCTAAAGCACTTGCAAAATCCCTTGATAACTTTCAGTTTGTAATGCTGACAGTAGTGTTGTCCAAGATTTTTACACAGCTAAACATCACGTCTAAGTTTCTTCAAGGCAAGGAAACAGACTTAGAAAAAGCTGCCAGAGTACTTGAAAGAAGTCAAACTGAGCTCAAGAAAATGAGGGAAGATTACGAGGCCTACAAAGACGAAGCCACACTTAGAGCACGTAAATGGAACGTACAACCAATGTTTTCTCAAAGCAGGCAGCGCAAAGTAAAACGACACTTTGATGAACTAGCAGAAGATTTCAGGTTTTCAAGTGGTGAAGAGGCCTTCAGAGTGCAAGTGTTTTACGCTGTTTTGGACATAGTCAATCGTCAAATTGAGGACCGCTTTTCTTCTGTTCGAGATGTTGTCCAGCTGTTTTCTGTTTTATTTCCAACAGTTCTGGTCAAGCTAACTGAAAAAGAAATCTTTGAAAAAGCTGGAGAATTGCAAAGACTGTACGAAAAAGACATAGGGCCATCGCTACCTCTTGAACTTATATCCCTTCAAAGTGGATTTAAATGTGAGCTATCAAAACTGAAAACGGTTTATGACTTAGCTTCACTTTTAATGATTGAGTTTGACACATTAGCTACAAGTTTTCCAGAAGTACAGACTGCTCTAATGTTATTTTTGACTTTGCCGGTAACAGTGGCATCTGCAGAAAGGTCGTTCTCAGTGCTAAAAAGAATTAATGTTATCTCCGAACATCAATGA